CTAAGAATATCGACAGACCCACGACGGACGGGTTTGCCAACGGTCCGCCGTCCAAGCACCCGAAGCAGAGCAGGAACCCCGCAATCGACAAGATGACGGCTTTTTCGGTCCGGTCGGATCGTAAAGGCACTATCCACGCTAGTACTACGTAAGCTATCGCCAGCAAGGCGAATACTGGAAGTGGTACCCACGGTGGTAGCACGGACGACAGGGGTATGCCGCAGTGGAATTCGATTTTAGGTTCTCCAAATATTGCCGAAATCAGCGTTCCGAGACACGCCTTCACGGCGTGACAGTGGTAAAGGGAGGACGTCTCTGGGCGCTCCGTTAGCGTGACTATACAGGTGCCTAAGCCCGGGCTGAACCCGGCTTCATACGTCATCAGTATCTGGAGCACCGGAGGCACCGCTAGGATGGCCACTATCAGCGCGTACGTCACCCAAGTATCGATCTTCGGGAGGGGTATCCGTGAACGGTACGGGAGTACGAGGAAAAGCAGGCCGAGGTGTAGGAGAAACATGACGTCCTTAGCTTCAGTTGACCCTAATATTACTGGGTAGAGCGCATCGTGCACCCTCCATTTGACCTCGGAGTCGGAGATCAGGACTACGGCGGCCAGTGTCAAACATGCGGCCGATAATAAAATCGGCCCACGGATTCTCACCGTTGGTTTGCCCGTTATTCCGTCTTTCCCTACCGCCTATTAACGTTCCCCGGTCATAGAACGTATCCCCACTTTACCGGCGTCACGTTGGCGATCCCCACAGGCTTTAGACCGGCTATCTTCAGTGCGCCAGTAATCGAGTAAGCCACCGGGTACTCCTTCTCTAACGAGGCGACTTCGAATACGTACACCGAACCTCGGCGTTCCACTTTGAATACTGCGAGAATCGTCGGAGCACTCGCCACTTTGCGTGCAGCTACACTCGCCGGGATCTTCGGATCCTCCGTGGCAACTTCAACCACATAAGCGTTCACGGAGTTCAAGAATACTGCCGGTGCTTTTCCGAGACCCTCTTTCCTTAACGCCTGACTCAGTTCTTGCGTTAAATCGTACTTCGACACCGGAGTGGGCGCCTTCACTATGATATACGCGTCACACGATGAAGGCGCTGTTCTAACTCCTCCCACCCTGATCACATAAGGACACTTAAGCAGTGCCCGTTTAACCTCCTCGGGCTTCACCGACCCCTTGACGTTTGTAATCGCCACGTGATAACACCCGACTCTGGCTCCCTTTGAAGAGATCGACCACTGGTAAGCTATCACTCCCATCAACGCACCGATAGAGGCCGCCGAAATGAGTAGGACGGCTACGATTTTAGTCCTCAACACTACCACCCCTGCCTCCTTGCGATCGCGGTCATCAGGAAGAGGGCCACCGCCCACACTACGGAGTATGGTGCTAATGGGGATGTTAGGTACCAAACTACACGAATCGTCGCCTGAAGGAGCATCGGTGTCAGGCCGATGAGGACGGCGATGACCACGTATCGTCGTATGGGAAGCGGTCTTAACGTCCACACGATGAGCATTCCTAGTCCGATAACCATCGGTTTACACATGAACCCTCCATCTACTGCTCCGAGCACTACGAGAAATCCTGCCCACGAGAGTAGTAGCGATTCGACCGCACTCCCGCGCTTGAGGAACACAGCCAATGGTGATAGGATGGCTAAAACCACGTATGATGCGATTACGACGGCGGTGAAGATTGTGGCGGCCCATGTGGGCATGAACTTAGACAGAACAGACCCATAGTGGTACTTAGTCGGAATCGGACCTATGATGTAGTTCATGATCTTCCCTACACACGCCTTGAGGGAGTGGGTGTGAACCAGCGAGGAGGTCTCACCGACCGACGATCCTCCGGATACGACGACCAAAGTACCAGCTTTCAGGCCGTACGGGGTGTTGTATTGTAGTATCATCTGGGCTAGGTAGGGACTAGTAATGATCAGAAGCGTAATACATAGTATCAGTCTCCTCGAAGCGAGGGTCTCGGTCCATCGACTCGGCATCGAGGGGAATGACCAAAGCAATAGGCACATCAGCCCGAGATGGGCTAGTAGTATAGCAGGTTTAGCCTCGGTGGATCCCGTTAGAAGTGGGTAGAAGAACTCCCTAAAGATTCCATCGAGAGGCGTATCGGTCAGAATAAGGGTGGCAGAGATCAAGAGTAACACGATCGATGCGGCGAAGTAGGGATTACTCGGCTTTGAAGATCTCTTCGACGATCTCCGCGACGGCGCTTCGCCCCCTTCTTATGAGCCACTCTCCGCGCGGCTTGCTGGCCATTTGGACGGCGTCCTCTGTACCGGAGCTTTCGCTTAAGTACATTACCGGTACGCCGGACTCTTCGGCGATCCAGTGACTCAAGTGCGTGGGATGCACTTCCGACACCTTCACGGCCTTCTTCGCCACCACACAGGCTTCTATCGTGACCCCGAACCCTCCGGTGAACACTACCGTATCGGCTAGCATCATTACTCCGGGTAAATCTACGAATTCCCGAACGCACTCGAAGCCCTCTGGAGGACTTACCCTGAACGGCACCACCACGGGGTCGTGATCCTCGAGATCGAGGAGCAGTCGTCGAGCTCCTTCCTCCGTGATGTCGCCACCCAAGCATACCAGTACGCGACCTTCGTATTCTTCCGGTACGGGTCCCGGAATACGACCGGATAGGTGACGATCCGCCAGGTACTGAGCTAACGGTGCCCCGGAAACCACCTTAGTTTCAACTCCTGCCCGTCGTTCTAGTACTTCCGCCCACCTTTCCGAGAAGGGCACCAGTACGTGTGTCGCCCATCGGACGGCCTCCACGGGGTTGTACACGTCCATCTCCAAGTGTACTGAAGGGATTCCAAGTATCCGAGACGCTATCAGAGACTTCCTAGCGTCCCCGGTGTTACCGGATGAGAGTACCACTGAAGCACGCTCCGACGCCAGAGCCCGTACGGTCCGTATTAAGTCAACGGAGAATCCTATATACCCCAGTAATCCTTGCCTCCTTCGGGGCTTTCCCAGCCGCTCCGTCTCGATACCTTCCCATTTTAGTACCTCGACACCACGTCCGTGCCCGTAGACTGTTACTTCCCACCCTTCCTCTAGGAGTCGCTCCCACACCGGGAGGAGGTTCTTGGCCGGAGACGGTTCTACGAGGCTGAAAACTTTCATCCGCTCACCCGCGTCGGAGTGTTCCTTTAGTTGATGGCACCCCGTCATCGACTACTTCCTTCGCTGCGCCGAGCGCGCGGCCTACAGCCTTAAACATGGCTTCGATGGCGTGATGGTCGTTGTCCCACCACCGCACCGCCACGTGCATGGTTACACCGGCGTGATCGCAGAAGCTCTTCCAGAAGTGTGAGACGTTCTCCGTGGACAATGGGGGACAACCGATTTTATCGCGTCGAGGTTGATACCCCCTTAGGACGAAGTAGGGCCTCCCGGAGATATCTACGGCACATTCCACCAGCGCTTCATCCATGGGCACCAGCGCCCATGCGATTCGTCGGATACCCTCGCGATCTCCGAGTGCTTTGTTCAAAGCTTTACCCAAACATATACCGACGTCCTCGACGGTATGATGATCGTCGACCTCTAGGTCGCCTCGAGCTTTAATCTCAACATCTATGCGTCCGTGAAAGGCGAACTGGTGCAGGAGGTGGTCGAAAAACGGAAGACCGGTGTCGACCTTGGCGTGACCGGATCCGTCTAAGTTCACGCTCACCTCAACTTCCGTTTCCTTCGTCGTACGCTTGACATCCGCCGTCCGCACCGAGTCCACCCCATTGCAAACGTCGGTCGACGGCAGTAAATAACGCGAGTGTACGGCTCGATTTAGGGTCCTCATGGAGAAGACGATCTCCATAGTCTGCATCACCCTAGGTGCCGTGCTACTTTGGATGTCTTCCGGTACTTCTCATCAGGTGATCGGGGCTAGAGAGTTGCAGTCGACAGATGACGGAACATTAGTAAGGATCAAAGGCGAGGTGATGCAGGTGAAGGCAGTGAGCGGCGGCGCGGAAGTTGTCATTCTAGACGCGGGGGACGGGACGGTGACTGTGTTCCTCAGTAGGGAGGCCGCAAGTACTTTGGCCCCGAGCCCCGGAGAATCGCTGGAAGTGGTAGGAAGAGTGGAAGAATATCGAGGGCGGAAGGAAGTCCGTGTGGATTCGTCAGTACGTGCTCGGTAAGGCTCTCATCGTCGTGATCATCGCGACGCTGACGGTTCCGTATTTCGTGTTCTATGGTAAGCCGCGCGGTCCCGGGTACCCTACGGAGCTGTACGGGTATCGGATCGTACTGAAAGATCCGGCGCTCGCGGTGGTGGACGTGGAACCCAGACGGACCCTGCTGTTCAGGCACACGCTTACGGTGTCCGATGAGGGTTGGTCCGTGTATCCTGTTCTCGATATACCTCCACTGATACTCGTGCGCGCGGAGCGCATGGATGCCCTCGAAACGGTTAAGAGGAACCTGTGGGCGGTTGTACTGCAGGAGGGAGCTGGACGTGTGTTCATGCCCGACGAGTTCGTTGAGGGTGGTGTTCCGGGACTCATCACAGGCATAGCCGGCCAGGCTTGGGCCTGGAAACATCTGAAATGGGCCAGAGAGTTCGGAGTTATTCACGGGCTACGTCGGTACGCTAAGGAGGTAGGACCCGAGCGCGTTTCTACCGCTATCTTAAAAGAGTATAGGAAGGCACCGTGGCGGGCGGTCCTAGATTTCTGTTACATGATGAAGAACAGCGAAGTAGGGAGATTCCTACGCTCACGTGGGCTTTCCTTCAGGGATTTCCTCACCAGTAAAGATCCGAAACTAGTGGCGGAAGTCCTAGTCGTGTTGGACCTGGGGAGGCTTGACAAGCGAGTAGTTAAGGAAAGAATACGGTACGTGTTGGATGCAAGGGCTTACCCCATCCCTAAGCTGGAAGAAAAGATCATGGATAAGGCGGCGCATGAGCTGCTACATCATGGATGAAGCTCGATCCCGAGGGCTTCACAGATCTCCTTGTATCGGTTTCGGATAGTAACTTCAGTAACTCGAGCAACCTCCGCGATCTCCTTCTGAGTACGTCTCTCTCCCTCAAGAATAGACGCTATGTATAGTGCAGCCGCGGCTACACCAGCCGGTCCCTTACCCACGGTGATGCCTTTCTCTTTGGCCTTCTCGATAATCTCTTGAGCCTTAGCCTGGACGTTCTCGGAGACCCCTAACTTTGAGGCGAACCTGGGCAGGTGATCGGAGGGTTCAGCCGGCTTCTGCTTCAGGTTCAGCCGACGTTGCAGTACTCGATAAGCCCGGAGTACCTCGTTTTCATCCGAGACTCCAAGCGCCTCCGCGATCTCGCGGGCAGTCCGGGGCACGCGAGCTTCTTTGCACGCGGCGAACACCGCAGCTCCCAAAACGCTCTCTATGCCGCGGCCACGCACGATCCCTTCTTTGTACGCCTTCCTGTATATCGAGGCGGCGAGTTCCCTGACCGACTCGGGTAGCTGGAGCTTGGACGCGAGATTCTCCAGCTCCAGAAACGCCTGGAAAAAGTTCCTTTCCCTACTTCCAGATACTTTGATACGTGCATCCCAGGTACGGATGCGCCGCATCCGGGGGTTCTTTTTCCCACCGGAATCGCGCAACTCCCGGTCTATAATCGTGGATATTCCCTTATCCGGTAACCTCAGCTTAACGGGCTCTCCAGTTCGAGACCTCCGTTGCCTCTGGTCCTGGTTAAAATGCCGCCACTCAGGGCCGGGATCTATCACCGGATCTTCAGTGACCAGTCCGCAGTCCGCGCAGACGTACTCACCCCGCTCTTCATCGAAAACAATTTCTGCGGAACCACACACCGGACACTCTTCCGTGAGCTTCCCGGGATTCTTTCCAGAAGCAGCCATTCTCGATACACCCCATCATCTGCGGCGGCGGGGTCGACCCCGCCGCCTACGGGGAGGCCTCCGCCGCCGTTTAGGTGGTATGAAAAGCTCCTTCCCGACGAACCTCTCGAGGTGGTGTCGAGACTTATCTCGGACGGCCACGTAGGGCTTATCCGCAGGTCCAAAAACGTCTACAATAACACCTACG
Above is a window of Methanopyrus sp. SNP6 DNA encoding:
- a CDS encoding UDP-N-acetylglucosamine--N-acetylmuramyl-(pentapeptide) pyrophosphoryl-undecaprenol N-acetylglucosamine transferase encodes the protein MKVFSLVEPSPAKNLLPVWERLLEEGWEVTVYGHGRGVEVLKWEGIETERLGKPRRRQGLLGYIGFSVDLIRTVRALASERASVVLSSGNTGDARKSLIASRILGIPSVHLEMDVYNPVEAVRWATHVLVPFSERWAEVLERRAGVETKVVSGAPLAQYLADRHLSGRIPGPVPEEYEGRVLVCLGGDITEEGARRLLLDLEDHDPVVVPFRVSPPEGFECVREFVDLPGVMMLADTVVFTGGFGVTIEACVVAKKAVKVSEVHPTHLSHWIAEESGVPVMYLSESSGTEDAVQMASKPRGEWLIRRGRSAVAEIVEEIFKAE
- the hisB gene encoding imidazoleglycerol-phosphate dehydratase HisB: MDSVRTADVKRTTKETEVEVSVNLDGSGHAKVDTGLPFFDHLLHQFAFHGRIDVEIKARGDLEVDDHHTVEDVGICLGKALNKALGDREGIRRIAWALVPMDEALVECAVDISGRPYFVLRGYQPRRDKIGCPPLSTENVSHFWKSFCDHAGVTMHVAVRWWDNDHHAIEAMFKAVGRALGAAKEVVDDGVPSTKGTLRRG
- a CDS encoding OB-fold nucleic acid binding domain-containing protein produces the protein MEKTISIVCITLGAVLLWMSSGTSHQVIGARELQSTDDGTLVRIKGEVMQVKAVSGGAEVVILDAGDGTVTVFLSREAASTLAPSPGESLEVVGRVEEYRGRKEVRVDSSVRAR
- a CDS encoding transcription initiation factor IIB family protein, which produces MAASGKNPGKLTEECPVCGSAEIVFDEERGEYVCADCGLVTEDPVIDPGPEWRHFNQDQRQRRSRTGEPVKLRLPDKGISTIIDRELRDSGGKKNPRMRRIRTWDARIKVSGSRERNFFQAFLELENLASKLQLPESVRELAASIYRKAYKEGIVRGRGIESVLGAAVFAACKEARVPRTAREIAEALGVSDENEVLRAYRVLQRRLNLKQKPAEPSDHLPRFASKLGVSENVQAKAQEIIEKAKEKGITVGKGPAGVAAAALYIASILEGERRTQKEIAEVARVTEVTIRNRYKEICEALGIELHP
- a CDS encoding H/ACA ribonucleoprotein complex subunit GAR1, encoding MRRLGRALHVTPRGNLIARADHVPPLGAPVVTRRRERVGVIVDVFGPADKPYVAVRDKSRHHLERFVGKELFIPPKRRRRPPRRRRGRPRRRR